One window from the genome of Bdellovibrio sp. NC01 encodes:
- the ttcA gene encoding tRNA 2-thiocytidine(32) synthetase TtcA: MAALNFEHPLAIKIRKQIVQALNDFNMIEDGDKLMICVSGGKDSSVLLALLTEIQKRSARKFTLEAAILDQKQPGFDPKAFQNWIASLGVKLHVIEKDTYSIVKEKVPEGATYCSLCSRLRRAILYDFAYNEGFTKMVLGHHRDDVVHTTLLNMFYSGMTSAMPPKLISDDGRNIVLRPLTYVSERDIEDLAADWAFPIIPCNLCGSQDGLKRVRVKKLVRDLEKEIPNIYSTIQTALSNVKPSHLMDQELYDFKGLKPSPSEPQGARQPETTSEV, translated from the coding sequence ATGGCAGCACTTAACTTTGAACATCCATTAGCGATTAAAATTCGTAAGCAAATCGTCCAAGCGTTGAACGACTTCAATATGATTGAAGACGGTGACAAGTTGATGATTTGCGTTTCTGGTGGCAAAGACTCAAGTGTGCTTTTGGCTTTGCTGACTGAAATCCAAAAACGTTCTGCAAGAAAGTTTACTTTAGAAGCTGCCATCTTGGATCAAAAACAACCAGGCTTTGATCCGAAAGCTTTTCAAAATTGGATTGCCTCGTTAGGTGTTAAACTTCACGTCATCGAAAAAGACACCTATTCAATTGTGAAAGAGAAAGTTCCTGAAGGAGCAACGTATTGCTCTTTATGTTCTCGCCTTCGTCGCGCGATTCTTTATGATTTTGCCTACAACGAAGGATTCACTAAAATGGTTTTAGGGCATCATCGTGACGATGTCGTTCATACGACTTTGTTGAATATGTTCTATTCCGGTATGACATCTGCAATGCCACCGAAATTGATTTCGGACGATGGTAGAAATATCGTCCTTAGACCTCTGACTTATGTTTCAGAGCGTGACATCGAAGATTTAGCAGCGGACTGGGCCTTCCCAATTATTCCGTGCAATTTGTGCGGCTCACAAGACGGTTTGAAACGAGTGCGTGTGAAAAAACTTGTTCGAGATCTCGAAAAAGAGATCCCAAACATTTACTCGACAATCCAAACGGCTCTGTCCAACGTGAAGCCAAGTCACTTGATGGATCAAGAGCTGTATGATTTTAAAGGCCTTAAGCCATCCCCTTCTGAACCGCAGGGCGCTCGCCAACCAGAGACAACCAGCGAAGTATAG
- a CDS encoding glutathione S-transferase family protein produces MIDLFTAATPNGKKIVIMLEELGIPYTKHMVDLKALEQKSPEFLAMNPNGRIPVIVDHEGPNGQKTTVFESGAILFYLAEKNGGKFFGANLTEKAHCLQWVMFQMSAIGPNFGNYHYGKHYMEKQVPEFIERFEKESKRLITVLNSQLTKHKYVAGDNYTIADITTYTWVSGFAQNNAEWFAEAPSILRWLSLVGERPAVQKGMA; encoded by the coding sequence ATGATCGATCTTTTCACAGCTGCGACTCCAAATGGTAAGAAAATCGTTATTATGCTTGAGGAGCTTGGTATTCCGTATACGAAGCACATGGTGGATTTGAAAGCTTTGGAGCAAAAGTCGCCTGAATTTCTTGCGATGAATCCCAACGGTCGCATTCCCGTCATCGTTGATCATGAAGGTCCCAACGGACAAAAAACAACCGTGTTTGAAAGCGGTGCGATTCTTTTTTATTTGGCAGAAAAAAATGGTGGCAAATTTTTCGGCGCAAATTTGACCGAAAAAGCGCATTGTCTGCAATGGGTGATGTTCCAAATGTCGGCGATTGGTCCTAACTTTGGTAACTATCACTACGGCAAACACTACATGGAAAAACAAGTGCCCGAGTTTATTGAGCGTTTCGAGAAAGAATCAAAACGTTTGATCACGGTTTTGAATTCTCAGCTTACGAAACATAAGTACGTTGCGGGCGATAACTACACAATCGCCGATATCACAACGTACACATGGGTTTCAGGATTCGCGCAAAACAACGCTGAATGGTTCGCGGAAGCTCCGTCTATACTTCGCTGGTTGTCTCTGGTTGGCGAGCGCCCTGCGGTTCAGAAGGGGATGGCTTAA
- a CDS encoding J domain-containing protein → MKSDSQESLAPRDLSVVNDYKIRKEMFSASENLLKKIRKLEKEHADFLSWDQLLYQDWYNVTFRKELQEGELLNKRLRTLSTFQIHLNQIIQASKVTPQRAYFMLKDEEVQYQSGDEEWKFVIDSLRQQRFENATKNKMPQEQAVSADANPDIQTVNLNSEQVVSELNLADILHEDDSTLSGLRRCARAIYHYLNDIDDSMMGRHLADATGGYQLFKESFQIAMKCGNWKLLARIWKTGEVYQQRFLKPMPAHLKDFLQQIFSEYNCEEESENGSTENLTETEISLRSSYRKLARMLHPDVQEADVTLQFQEWSAKKWLKVQAAYKERDHEALKRLEIICMAEQGQLNHMTMDEIYQSSLVLADELASLKKSLSSCRKHPAWKFSSRRRYDALTKKLRKELQTRFAPVEEQVHTLEAFLQSLQGTSQANLH, encoded by the coding sequence ATGAAAAGCGATTCCCAAGAATCGTTGGCGCCACGCGATCTTTCAGTGGTGAATGATTATAAAATTCGCAAAGAAATGTTTTCGGCATCTGAAAATTTGCTGAAGAAAATTCGTAAGCTTGAAAAAGAGCATGCTGACTTTTTAAGCTGGGATCAATTGCTCTATCAAGATTGGTACAACGTGACCTTTCGCAAAGAGCTGCAAGAAGGCGAACTGCTTAACAAACGCCTTCGCACGCTTTCTACTTTTCAAATACATTTAAATCAGATTATTCAGGCCTCAAAAGTGACTCCTCAACGTGCTTACTTTATGCTCAAAGATGAGGAAGTCCAGTATCAGAGTGGTGATGAGGAATGGAAATTCGTCATCGATAGTCTTCGCCAGCAACGCTTTGAAAACGCCACCAAGAACAAAATGCCTCAAGAACAGGCGGTCTCGGCTGACGCAAACCCTGACATCCAAACAGTGAATCTTAATTCAGAACAGGTCGTATCAGAGTTGAATCTTGCAGATATTTTGCACGAAGATGATTCAACTTTAAGCGGCTTGCGTCGTTGTGCTCGGGCCATTTATCACTACTTAAATGATATTGATGACAGCATGATGGGGCGACATCTTGCAGATGCGACGGGTGGTTATCAGTTATTTAAAGAATCGTTCCAAATTGCTATGAAGTGCGGCAACTGGAAACTTTTGGCGCGTATCTGGAAGACGGGCGAGGTTTATCAGCAAAGATTTTTGAAGCCGATGCCAGCGCATTTAAAAGATTTTTTACAGCAGATATTTTCCGAATATAATTGTGAAGAAGAGTCTGAAAATGGTTCGACAGAAAATCTGACAGAGACAGAAATATCCTTGCGCTCTTCGTATAGAAAACTTGCGCGTATGTTGCATCCAGATGTTCAAGAAGCAGATGTCACTTTGCAATTTCAAGAGTGGTCAGCAAAGAAGTGGCTGAAAGTGCAAGCGGCCTATAAGGAACGTGATCACGAAGCTTTGAAACGCCTTGAAATTATTTGTATGGCCGAGCAAGGTCAGTTGAACCACATGACTATGGATGAAATATATCAAAGTTCTTTGGTTTTGGCTGACGAGTTGGCCTCCCTCAAAAAGAGTCTTTCTTCGTGTCGCAAACATCCGGCCTGGAAGTTTTCATCGCGACGTCGCTACGATGCGCTGACAAAAAAACTTCGTAAAGAGCTGCAAACGCGCTTCGCACCCGTGGAAGAACAAGTGCACACATTAGAAGCGTTTTTACAAAGCTTGCAAGGAACGTCGCAGGCCAACTTACACTAA
- a CDS encoding GNAT family N-acetyltransferase produces MIQSSIQFTAKNGQHFEIRTPLESEAQVSLDMMVEVAATSPYILSTPESFKGRSVENQIKWFKESAESDSEIILAVYSEGRMIGFCNGRAYKDIKRKHRAGLGVSLRHEYRGLGIGQELMRVLIESMKKFTGIQIIELEVMMNNKAALQLYENLGFKKAGIFPKAFILPSGEVSDSLAMYLEVST; encoded by the coding sequence ATGATTCAATCATCTATCCAATTCACAGCTAAGAACGGTCAACACTTCGAGATTCGCACGCCTCTGGAATCCGAAGCACAAGTCTCGTTGGATATGATGGTCGAGGTCGCTGCAACAAGTCCGTACATTCTTTCGACTCCTGAAAGTTTCAAAGGGCGATCAGTAGAAAACCAAATTAAATGGTTTAAAGAAAGTGCGGAAAGTGATTCTGAAATCATTCTTGCAGTTTATAGCGAAGGTCGCATGATTGGCTTTTGTAATGGCAGAGCTTACAAAGATATCAAGCGCAAACATCGCGCGGGTTTAGGAGTCAGTCTTCGTCATGAATATCGTGGTTTAGGCATCGGGCAAGAGTTGATGAGAGTCCTAATCGAAAGCATGAAGAAATTTACTGGCATTCAAATTATTGAGCTCGAAGTGATGATGAATAATAAGGCAGCTTTGCAGCTTTATGAAAATTTAGGCTTCAAAAAAGCAGGAATTTTTCCAAAGGCATTTATTCTTCCGTCAGGAGAAGTTTCTGACAGTTTGGCGATGTATTTGGAAGTCAGCACTTAG
- a CDS encoding GNAT family N-acetyltransferase, with product MTNTIPTFETERLILREIQESDIPAYHKNFVDYEVIRNLSAVVPWPYPDDGVKTFLKSLAPQLGKDRWTWGIFLKDAPDEIIGTVDLWRQGRPEHRGFWLARKHWGKGLMTEAVAPVMDYAFDELGFEVLVFANALGNVGSRRVKEKTGARLLGVKPAKFVDPNFTEHEVWELRKEEWKSRKR from the coding sequence ATGACGAATACAATTCCAACATTTGAAACCGAAAGACTTATTCTTCGTGAAATTCAAGAAAGCGATATCCCTGCTTATCACAAAAACTTTGTCGACTATGAAGTGATCCGCAATCTTTCTGCTGTCGTGCCGTGGCCTTATCCAGATGATGGCGTTAAGACATTTCTTAAATCACTTGCGCCTCAACTTGGAAAAGATCGTTGGACGTGGGGAATTTTTCTGAAAGACGCACCCGATGAAATTATCGGCACTGTGGATCTGTGGCGCCAAGGTCGCCCTGAACATCGCGGTTTCTGGCTTGCGCGCAAACACTGGGGTAAGGGTCTTATGACCGAAGCAGTTGCGCCAGTGATGGATTATGCGTTTGATGAATTAGGTTTTGAGGTTTTGGTGTTCGCAAATGCACTTGGTAACGTTGGATCTCGCCGTGTGAAAGAAAAAACGGGCGCTAGACTTTTAGGTGTGAAGCCTGCGAAATTCGTGGATCCTAATTTCACCGAACATGAAGTCTGGGAACTTCGCAAAGAAGAATGGAAATCTCGCAAAAGATAA
- a CDS encoding BNR-4 repeat-containing protein: protein MKRYLASVILLVAFSVYFTGVFTEKGSTDLSSLSEAPSASRSFASFKLQPLPLKAQDFPKLTSTEEAHSYLATVHERVTQNWKPSYSVFIPYFDSLNRPYFREHDRAQTVPITNGFQTFQAGKLVTNSISLSTFNDIYSAELTQKVSGSSQDILWDPKMAVFDQNDQMYTVTRMNKNLADAPSYLMLQSKDYGVTWTATPIVGTPTTACVFKNIKTGACQTPELYDIERPYSKEALPTAPAFLHYVGSGKLPGYEKAPSWLGTYGRLYLQPVKDTPEGLKPEAPILISEMAQEIGYRSGGAPKIIHSGEKYFVVWLEATPSYVPKMDQNGQPIVLAPDSSENPFSAIWIAEYNTRTKILAKQELLKTWPVNDTHNQPGIVRASDGTLHVIGGGHGSHFTYTYSLKPDSIASWSQAVPMNTQDSGYKARYSSPNWTGGSQTYISMMIDSKDQIHTVYRQWAHDKSVFDFDYFGALVYQKGSYDKKTKKFVWDVARILVYPNASEYTHWYQLLNLDKQDHLYIEYSNSRPAVPYFFKTADGKAINVSPMLNNALLRSDDEGFTWYFPSDQDFIQSAQDKPIRVPKTRAE from the coding sequence ATGAAAAGATACTTGGCTTCCGTCATTTTACTTGTCGCATTTAGCGTGTATTTTACTGGCGTCTTTACTGAAAAAGGTTCGACAGATTTATCGAGCCTGAGTGAGGCACCAAGTGCTTCGCGCTCGTTCGCAAGTTTCAAATTACAACCCTTGCCATTGAAAGCCCAAGACTTTCCGAAGTTGACTTCAACTGAAGAGGCGCACTCGTATCTTGCAACTGTTCATGAACGCGTAACACAAAATTGGAAACCAAGTTATTCAGTATTCATTCCGTACTTTGATAGCTTGAACCGTCCTTATTTCCGCGAACACGATCGTGCGCAAACAGTTCCAATCACGAATGGCTTTCAAACGTTCCAAGCAGGCAAGCTTGTGACGAACTCGATTTCGCTTTCAACTTTCAATGATATTTACAGTGCGGAACTAACTCAGAAAGTTTCTGGATCTTCGCAAGATATTTTGTGGGACCCAAAGATGGCTGTGTTTGATCAAAACGATCAAATGTACACGGTCACGCGTATGAATAAAAATCTTGCAGATGCGCCAAGCTATCTTATGTTGCAATCAAAAGATTATGGCGTGACATGGACTGCAACACCTATTGTGGGAACTCCGACTACAGCATGCGTATTTAAAAATATCAAAACGGGCGCATGCCAAACTCCAGAGCTTTACGACATCGAAAGACCTTATTCCAAAGAAGCTTTACCTACGGCTCCAGCATTCTTGCATTATGTAGGCTCTGGGAAGCTGCCTGGTTACGAAAAAGCTCCTTCATGGTTGGGAACCTATGGTCGACTGTATTTGCAGCCCGTTAAAGACACGCCCGAAGGTTTAAAGCCCGAAGCTCCAATCTTAATCAGCGAGATGGCGCAAGAAATTGGTTATCGCAGTGGTGGCGCTCCAAAGATCATTCATAGTGGTGAGAAATATTTTGTTGTCTGGCTTGAAGCCACACCCTCTTACGTTCCAAAGATGGATCAAAACGGGCAGCCGATTGTTTTAGCACCCGATTCATCTGAAAATCCATTTTCTGCGATTTGGATTGCGGAATACAACACGCGCACTAAAATTTTGGCGAAACAAGAGTTGCTGAAAACTTGGCCCGTCAACGACACCCACAACCAACCAGGCATTGTGCGCGCAAGTGATGGCACTTTACATGTGATTGGTGGTGGTCATGGTTCACACTTTACATATACCTATTCTTTAAAACCGGATTCGATTGCTTCGTGGTCTCAAGCTGTGCCGATGAATACACAGGACTCAGGATATAAAGCGCGTTACAGCTCGCCAAATTGGACTGGTGGCAGTCAGACTTATATTTCGATGATGATTGATTCTAAAGATCAGATTCATACGGTTTATCGCCAATGGGCTCACGATAAGTCTGTTTTTGATTTCGATTATTTTGGTGCTTTGGTTTATCAAAAAGGCAGTTACGATAAGAAAACGAAGAAATTCGTTTGGGATGTGGCGCGCATCTTGGTTTACCCAAATGCTTCGGAATACACACACTGGTATCAATTGTTGAACCTAGACAAGCAAGATCACTTGTATATCGAATACAGCAACTCGCGCCCTGCCGTTCCTTATTTCTTTAAAACCGCAGATGGCAAAGCGATCAACGTTTCGCCAATGTTGAACAATGCTCTTTTAAGATCAGATGATGAAGGCTTTACGTGGTACTTCCCGTCAGATCAGGACTTCATTCAGTCAGCGCAAGATAAGCCCATTCGCGTTCCAAAAACGCGGGCCGAATAA
- a CDS encoding substrate-binding domain-containing protein, with translation MIRIFLFILLFCHLAEAKTWKVSVLYWSMKIEGQVLMRKGLEEETAKFNAKNLDKIELTAYVAGEGRDGIIKQVEQLKQAVKKSSDAIIIQPTDNAALAEGLQLANQHNIPVIAYDQYIVGGKLSGFVTSDNYQGGFDNGNHIDSLFPAKKEIKIVVFEYPQVSSTTERVDGFFDALREKHRRFQVVQRYEAVDPESGKNAVAKFLRDYPEKNSVDVVLTVNDGGGLSVVKELLAKKRTEIKHATFDGDPLSIENIKAGRLTVIDSAQFCAELGRRSIRTLIRVMKGETEIGKVRVPTFPVTLQNVNSYPGWMGVPAETKPVVKPTTTPLKKYPGGNVVFKVGTTPLCPYICEKRPGVWTGYLFEILGEIARQQGIELRLESVPYSRLVQSLQQHKVDYIITPQYLVRYTPDVQVVGSSLGVSFTGALLPKNEDISLVDNNALKKMKVVYSDFGYEGRMEIVERGNRLTGVDVADRMIKMMKEQRADVALGDYNVLRYELTEKDATLKLQPTAMTGFSFFVLAGLQKNPQVEYLGDRINEWFMNSRDNGRLEGILKKYNLSDWRALDRY, from the coding sequence GTGATTCGAATTTTTTTGTTTATTCTTTTATTTTGCCATTTGGCTGAAGCGAAAACGTGGAAGGTTTCCGTGCTCTACTGGAGCATGAAAATCGAAGGCCAAGTTTTAATGCGCAAGGGGCTTGAAGAAGAGACCGCCAAATTCAACGCAAAAAATCTTGATAAGATTGAGCTGACTGCTTACGTCGCTGGTGAAGGCCGCGATGGAATCATCAAGCAGGTTGAGCAACTTAAACAAGCCGTAAAAAAATCTTCTGATGCTATTATCATTCAGCCGACAGACAACGCCGCTCTTGCAGAAGGTTTGCAGTTAGCAAATCAACATAACATTCCAGTGATCGCCTATGATCAATACATCGTGGGCGGAAAACTTTCTGGTTTTGTTACAAGTGACAACTATCAAGGTGGTTTCGATAACGGCAATCACATTGATTCGCTTTTTCCTGCCAAGAAAGAAATTAAAATCGTGGTGTTCGAGTACCCACAAGTCTCTTCAACAACAGAGCGTGTGGATGGTTTCTTTGATGCCTTAAGAGAAAAACATCGCCGCTTTCAAGTTGTGCAGCGATACGAAGCTGTTGATCCCGAGTCTGGAAAAAATGCCGTCGCAAAATTCCTTCGCGATTACCCAGAAAAAAACAGTGTCGACGTTGTGCTGACCGTAAATGATGGTGGTGGTCTTTCTGTCGTTAAAGAATTACTTGCGAAAAAACGCACCGAAATCAAACATGCGACTTTCGATGGTGATCCTCTTTCAATTGAAAATATCAAAGCGGGTCGTTTAACTGTAATCGATTCCGCGCAATTTTGTGCAGAGCTTGGCCGCCGTAGCATTCGCACTTTGATCAGAGTCATGAAAGGGGAGACAGAGATTGGAAAAGTTCGTGTTCCAACGTTCCCAGTGACTCTGCAAAACGTCAATTCCTATCCAGGATGGATGGGTGTGCCTGCCGAAACAAAACCCGTTGTTAAGCCCACAACAACCCCTCTTAAAAAATATCCGGGCGGAAATGTTGTTTTCAAAGTGGGAACAACTCCTCTATGTCCGTACATCTGCGAAAAAAGACCGGGAGTATGGACTGGGTACCTATTTGAAATTTTAGGTGAAATCGCTCGTCAGCAAGGTATTGAACTGCGTTTGGAAAGTGTGCCGTATTCTCGCTTGGTGCAATCACTTCAGCAGCATAAGGTCGACTATATCATCACACCTCAATATTTGGTTCGTTATACGCCTGATGTGCAGGTTGTGGGTTCATCGTTAGGCGTCAGCTTCACAGGTGCTTTGTTGCCAAAAAATGAAGACATCAGTTTAGTAGATAACAATGCGCTAAAAAAGATGAAGGTTGTTTATTCTGATTTTGGTTATGAAGGTCGCATGGAGATTGTTGAGCGTGGAAATCGCTTAACAGGCGTCGATGTGGCGGACCGTATGATTAAGATGATGAAGGAACAACGTGCCGATGTGGCTCTTGGCGATTACAACGTTCTTCGTTATGAGCTGACAGAAAAAGATGCGACCTTGAAATTGCAGCCAACCGCAATGACTGGATTCAGCTTCTTTGTGCTTGCGGGTTTGCAAAAAAATCCCCAGGTTGAATATCTTGGGGATCGTATTAATGAATGGTTTATGAATTCGCGCGATAACGGCCGCCTTGAGGGTATTTTGAAAAAATACAATCTTTCTGACTGGCGTGCCTTGGATCGTTATTAA
- the dnaE gene encoding DNA polymerase III subunit alpha yields MSFVHLHTHSEYSLLEAACRVKAIAKKAAAMGMPAAALTDNGNMFGAVEFYFACKDNNVKPILGLDAYLAPGSRLEKKQDRDQVAAGPRRLVLLAQNTLGYQNLCKLSTIGYQEGFYWKPRIDYEVIKEYNSNLICLTGGLRGEVADAFLKEGPDAALAKIRQLKEIFDDRLYLEMCRTGVPEWDQINPFLLEASKIVGVPVVASNDVHYMTQDDQIAQEVLICIGTNKTLSDESRFRLGTDEFYFKKPEQMHELFADVPEAISNTLQIAERCDVKFKLKDENGKPIYHLPTFGTPEGVTVKDFIAAKAKEGLLARFEEAEARGETVPEEKKPEYYSRLEFELGIIDRMGFNGYFLIVQDFIGWAKDNDIPVGPGRGSGAGSLVAYCLRITDLDPLPNFLLFERFLNPERISMPDFDIDFCQDRRQEVIRYVTEKYGQQSVSQIITYGKLQTRAALKDVGRVLGMLFAETDQVTKLIPDKLGVTLKESLEMEPRLTELMEMNPTVATLIDLAQRVEGMVRNAGIHAAGVIIGDGQLVKHAPLYKGADGEQVVQYDMKHAEKIGLIKFDFLGLKTLTHINLALKLIKKNRNKVITTKMIPMTDAATFEMMSRGDTAGVFQFEGEGITDATRKIRPSSFADITAITSLYRPGPMANIPDFTDRKHGKAPVEYLLEDTREVLSETYGIMVYQEQVMGIASKIAGYSLGEADMLRRAMGKKIKEEMDQHRERFMKGAVERGHNKEKSSELFDLMYKFADYGFNKSHAAAYSVVTIQTAWLKCHYPAEFFAALLSTELSDTEKIVKYSKDAAKRGLTVKSPHVNFSDYLFDVHGDEIYFGLGAIKGVGQGAVEAIIEARESLPNKKFTSLDEFFNSIDLRRVNKKVIECLIKAGAFEGFGAHRAQIMSGYQKFLDRAQGLQKDRELGQSSLFDLGGPSTETVVVLEDVKPWSRTASLAYEKEVLGFYLSDHPLKGFDTLSEIWTSCKVIDLPKQMPPPGSPEAEAMKAAKKDWKNRDAAKKRVVVAGLITELRELITKKGTRMAFGKLEDLTGAVELVIFPDAYSKNEAQLRDERPVLIGGGLEVEEGVAKIMVDSVSPMEDILKKTKRLVLRLDRIPHEDYHRLHSLMKDYPGPTAVGLEIDMPDMNRRVMMEVTEGLSINVNNEFFEGVHSLFGRTDFIELRS; encoded by the coding sequence ATGTCTTTTGTGCATCTTCATACCCATTCTGAATACTCTCTTTTAGAGGCCGCTTGTCGAGTTAAAGCTATCGCAAAAAAAGCTGCTGCCATGGGCATGCCGGCTGCTGCGTTGACTGATAACGGAAACATGTTCGGTGCTGTTGAATTTTACTTTGCTTGTAAAGACAACAACGTCAAACCGATCTTGGGATTGGATGCGTATCTTGCTCCAGGTTCTCGTTTAGAAAAAAAACAAGATCGTGATCAAGTTGCAGCAGGCCCTCGTCGTTTGGTTTTACTTGCGCAAAATACTTTGGGTTATCAAAACCTCTGTAAGCTTTCGACAATCGGTTACCAAGAAGGTTTCTACTGGAAACCGCGTATCGATTACGAAGTGATCAAAGAGTACAATTCAAATTTGATCTGTTTAACAGGCGGCTTGCGTGGTGAAGTGGCTGATGCTTTCCTGAAAGAAGGCCCAGACGCGGCTCTTGCAAAGATCCGTCAGCTTAAAGAAATCTTCGATGATCGTTTGTATCTAGAGATGTGCCGCACAGGTGTGCCTGAGTGGGATCAGATCAATCCATTCTTGCTTGAAGCTTCAAAAATTGTTGGTGTGCCAGTGGTGGCGTCGAATGACGTGCACTACATGACTCAAGACGATCAAATCGCCCAAGAGGTTTTGATCTGTATCGGTACCAATAAAACTTTGAGCGATGAAAGTCGTTTCCGTTTGGGAACGGATGAGTTCTATTTTAAAAAACCAGAACAAATGCACGAGTTGTTCGCTGATGTGCCAGAAGCTATCAGCAACACTTTGCAAATCGCTGAACGTTGCGATGTAAAATTTAAATTGAAAGATGAAAACGGAAAACCGATTTACCATCTTCCAACTTTCGGCACGCCTGAAGGTGTGACCGTAAAAGATTTTATCGCAGCGAAAGCAAAAGAGGGTTTGCTTGCGCGCTTCGAAGAAGCTGAAGCTCGTGGTGAAACAGTTCCTGAAGAAAAAAAGCCAGAATACTATTCACGACTTGAATTCGAGTTGGGAATTATCGACCGCATGGGTTTCAACGGTTACTTCCTAATCGTCCAAGACTTCATCGGTTGGGCGAAGGACAATGACATTCCGGTTGGGCCGGGTCGTGGTTCCGGTGCGGGTTCCCTTGTCGCTTATTGCTTAAGAATTACGGATCTAGATCCACTTCCAAATTTCCTACTGTTCGAGCGTTTCTTGAATCCAGAACGTATCTCGATGCCCGACTTCGATATCGACTTCTGTCAAGATCGTCGTCAGGAAGTGATTCGTTATGTGACGGAAAAATACGGTCAACAATCTGTATCGCAAATTATCACGTACGGTAAATTGCAAACACGTGCCGCATTGAAAGACGTGGGGCGTGTGCTTGGGATGTTGTTTGCTGAAACGGATCAAGTAACAAAATTAATTCCAGATAAACTCGGTGTGACTTTAAAAGAATCACTCGAGATGGAACCGCGTTTGACGGAACTGATGGAGATGAACCCAACAGTTGCGACCCTTATCGACCTCGCTCAACGCGTGGAAGGTATGGTGCGAAATGCTGGTATCCATGCTGCCGGCGTTATCATCGGTGACGGACAACTTGTTAAGCACGCGCCATTGTACAAAGGTGCTGATGGCGAGCAAGTCGTTCAGTACGACATGAAGCACGCCGAAAAAATCGGTTTGATTAAATTCGACTTCTTGGGTTTGAAAACTCTGACTCATATCAACCTTGCTTTGAAGTTGATTAAGAAGAATCGTAATAAGGTCATTACGACAAAAATGATTCCGATGACCGATGCCGCAACTTTCGAAATGATGTCCCGCGGAGATACCGCAGGGGTGTTCCAGTTCGAGGGTGAGGGTATCACGGATGCCACAAGAAAAATCCGTCCATCAAGTTTTGCCGACATCACTGCGATCACGTCGTTGTACCGTCCAGGTCCGATGGCGAACATTCCTGACTTTACGGATCGTAAACACGGTAAAGCACCTGTTGAATACTTGCTTGAAGATACACGCGAAGTTCTTTCAGAAACTTACGGTATCATGGTTTACCAAGAGCAAGTTATGGGTATCGCCTCGAAGATTGCTGGTTACTCTCTCGGTGAAGCCGACATGCTTCGTCGTGCGATGGGTAAAAAGATCAAAGAGGAGATGGATCAACACCGCGAACGCTTCATGAAGGGCGCGGTGGAACGTGGTCATAATAAAGAAAAATCTTCTGAGTTGTTTGATCTGATGTATAAGTTCGCGGACTACGGTTTCAATAAATCGCATGCCGCTGCTTACTCGGTCGTGACAATTCAAACGGCCTGGTTGAAGTGCCATTATCCTGCGGAATTCTTTGCGGCACTTCTATCAACCGAGTTGTCTGATACAGAAAAAATCGTGAAGTACTCGAAGGATGCGGCGAAACGTGGTTTGACTGTGAAGTCGCCGCACGTGAATTTCTCTGATTATCTTTTCGATGTTCATGGTGACGAGATTTACTTCGGTCTTGGCGCGATCAAAGGTGTCGGTCAAGGTGCCGTAGAGGCGATCATTGAAGCGCGTGAATCACTTCCTAACAAAAAATTCACGTCGTTGGACGAGTTCTTTAATTCCATCGATCTTCGTCGCGTAAATAAAAAAGTGATCGAGTGCTTGATTAAAGCTGGTGCGTTTGAAGGTTTTGGTGCGCATCGTGCGCAAATCATGAGTGGCTATCAAAAGTTCTTGGATCGTGCTCAAGGTTTGCAAAAAGATCGTGAATTAGGTCAATCGTCGTTGTTTGACCTTGGTGGTCCATCAACTGAAACAGTTGTTGTTTTGGAAGATGTAAAGCCATGGAGTCGTACTGCTTCGCTAGCTTACGAAAAAGAAGTTCTAGGATTCTATCTGAGCGATCACCCATTGAAGGGCTTCGACACTCTTTCAGAGATCTGGACCTCTTGTAAAGTGATCGACTTACCTAAGCAAATGCCGCCGCCGGGTTCGCCGGAAGCGGAAGCTATGAAGGCTGCCAAGAAAGATTGGAAAAACCGTGACGCCGCTAAAAAGCGTGTCGTGGTTGCCGGTCTTATCACCGAACTTCGTGAACTGATCACGAAGAAAGGCACGCGTATGGCCTTCGGTAAGCTTGAGGACTTAACGGGGGCGGTCGAGCTTGTGATCTTCCCTGATGCGTACTCTAAAAACGAAGCGCAACTTCGTGATGAGCGTCCTGTCTTAATTGGTGGTGGTCTTGAGGTCGAAGAAGGTGTCGCTAAGATCATGGTGGATTCGGTTTCGCCAATGGAAGACATCTTAAAGAAAACAAAACGCCTGGTCTTAAGGTTAGATCGTATTCCGCACGAGGACTATCATCGCTTACACTCTTTGATGAAAGATTATCCAGGTCCTACTGCGGTTGGATTAGAAATTGATATGCCAGACATGAATCGTCGTGTGATGATGGAAGTCACAGAGGGTTTAAGTATTAACGTGAATAATGAATTCTTTGAGGGAGTTCATTCTCTGTTCGGTCGAACGGATTTTATTGAATTGAGGAGCTAA